The Coregonus clupeaformis isolate EN_2021a chromosome 8, ASM2061545v1, whole genome shotgun sequence genome has a segment encoding these proteins:
- the LOC121572889 gene encoding basic leucine zipper and W2 domain-containing protein 2 isoform X1 yields the protein MNTGKQQKPVLTGQRFKTRKRDEKEKFEPTVFRDTIVLGLNEAGGDLDAVAKFLDVTGSRLDYRRYADTLFDILIAGSMLAPGGTRIDEGDKTKVTEHCVFTTEENHANLRRYAQVFNKLIRRYKYLQNAFEEEVKKLLLFLKAFSESEQTKLAMLTGILLANSTLPPPILTSLFSDNVVKEGISASFAVKMFKAWISEKDANAVTSALRKANLDKKLLELFPANKQNVEHFSKYFNEAGLKELSDFMRVQQSQGTRKELQKELQERLSHDCPIREMVVYVKEEMKRSDLQEQAVIGLLWNILMNAVEWNKKEELVTEQALKHLKHYAPLLAAFSTQGQSELVLLLRIQEYCYDNIHFMKSFSKIVVLFYKADVLSEEAILRWYKDNHTTKGKGVFVEQMKKFVEWLQNAEEESESEGEED from the exons aTGAATACCGGTAAGCAACAGAAGCCAGTGCTAACAGGCCAGCGGTTCAAGACCAGGAAACGGG ATGAAAAGGAGAAGTTTGAGCCCACAGTTTTTAGAGACACGATTGTTCTGGGCCTCAATGAAGCAGGAGGGGACCTCGATGCTGTAGCCAAGTTCCTGGACGTTACTGGGTCCCGACTCGACTACCGTCGCTATGCCGACACTCTCTTCGACATCCTCATCGCGGGGAGCATGCTCG ctcCCGGCGGGACGCGCATTGACGAGGGGGACAAGACCAAGGTGACAGAACATTGTGTGTTTACCACCGAGGAGAACCATGCCAACCTCCGCCGCTATGCTCAG gTTTTTAACAAGCTGATCAGGAGGTACAAGTACCTGCAGAATGCCTTTGAGGAGGAAGTCAAAAAG CTTCTGCTGTTCCTGAAGGCGTTCAGCGAATCAGAACAGACCAAGCTGGCTATGTTGACTGGTATCCTATTGGCTAACAGCACTCTGCCCCCACCCATCCTCACCAGCCTCTTCAGTGACAATGTTGTCAAGgaag GTATCTCTGCGTCCTTTGCGGTGAAGATGTTCAAGGCATGGATATCTGAGAAAGATGCCAATGCAGTCACCTCAGCCCTGAGGAAGGCTAACCTGGATAAGAAACTCCTG GAGCTGTTTCCTGCCAACAAGCAGAACGTGGAGCACTTCTCTAAGTACTTCAATGAGGCGGGGCTGAAGGAGCTGTCAGACTTCATGCGTGTGCAGCAGTCTCAGGGAACACGAAAGGAGCTGCAAAAAGAACTGCAGGAGCGACTCTCTCACGACTGCCCCATACGAGAG ATGGTGGTGTACGTGAAGGAGGAGATGAAGAGGAGTGACCTCCAGGAGCAGGCTGTGATTGGTCTGCTGTGGAACATTCTCATGAATGCTGTGGAGTGGAACAAGAAGGAGGAGTTGGTCACTGAGCAAGCCCTCAAACACCTTAAA CACTATGCCCCCCTGCTAGCAGCGTTCAGCACCCAGGGCCAGTCAGAGCTGGTGCTGCTACTGAGGATCCAGGAGTATTGCTATGACAACATCCACTTCATGAAGTCCTTCTCCAAGATAGTGGTGCTCTTCTACAAAG CTGATGTGTTGAGTGAGGAGGCCATTCTGAGGTGGTACAAAGACAATCACACCACCAAAGGGAAAGGTGTCTTTGTCGAGCAGATGAAGAAGTTTGTTGAGTGGCTGCAAAATGCAGAAGaag AGTCTGAgtctgagggagaggaggactag
- the LOC121572889 gene encoding basic leucine zipper and W2 domain-containing protein 2 isoform X2 — translation MNTGKQQKPVLTGQRFKTRKRAPGGTRIDEGDKTKVTEHCVFTTEENHANLRRYAQVFNKLIRRYKYLQNAFEEEVKKLLLFLKAFSESEQTKLAMLTGILLANSTLPPPILTSLFSDNVVKEGISASFAVKMFKAWISEKDANAVTSALRKANLDKKLLELFPANKQNVEHFSKYFNEAGLKELSDFMRVQQSQGTRKELQKELQERLSHDCPIREMVVYVKEEMKRSDLQEQAVIGLLWNILMNAVEWNKKEELVTEQALKHLKHYAPLLAAFSTQGQSELVLLLRIQEYCYDNIHFMKSFSKIVVLFYKADVLSEEAILRWYKDNHTTKGKGVFVEQMKKFVEWLQNAEEESESEGEED, via the exons aTGAATACCGGTAAGCAACAGAAGCCAGTGCTAACAGGCCAGCGGTTCAAGACCAGGAAACGGG ctcCCGGCGGGACGCGCATTGACGAGGGGGACAAGACCAAGGTGACAGAACATTGTGTGTTTACCACCGAGGAGAACCATGCCAACCTCCGCCGCTATGCTCAG gTTTTTAACAAGCTGATCAGGAGGTACAAGTACCTGCAGAATGCCTTTGAGGAGGAAGTCAAAAAG CTTCTGCTGTTCCTGAAGGCGTTCAGCGAATCAGAACAGACCAAGCTGGCTATGTTGACTGGTATCCTATTGGCTAACAGCACTCTGCCCCCACCCATCCTCACCAGCCTCTTCAGTGACAATGTTGTCAAGgaag GTATCTCTGCGTCCTTTGCGGTGAAGATGTTCAAGGCATGGATATCTGAGAAAGATGCCAATGCAGTCACCTCAGCCCTGAGGAAGGCTAACCTGGATAAGAAACTCCTG GAGCTGTTTCCTGCCAACAAGCAGAACGTGGAGCACTTCTCTAAGTACTTCAATGAGGCGGGGCTGAAGGAGCTGTCAGACTTCATGCGTGTGCAGCAGTCTCAGGGAACACGAAAGGAGCTGCAAAAAGAACTGCAGGAGCGACTCTCTCACGACTGCCCCATACGAGAG ATGGTGGTGTACGTGAAGGAGGAGATGAAGAGGAGTGACCTCCAGGAGCAGGCTGTGATTGGTCTGCTGTGGAACATTCTCATGAATGCTGTGGAGTGGAACAAGAAGGAGGAGTTGGTCACTGAGCAAGCCCTCAAACACCTTAAA CACTATGCCCCCCTGCTAGCAGCGTTCAGCACCCAGGGCCAGTCAGAGCTGGTGCTGCTACTGAGGATCCAGGAGTATTGCTATGACAACATCCACTTCATGAAGTCCTTCTCCAAGATAGTGGTGCTCTTCTACAAAG CTGATGTGTTGAGTGAGGAGGCCATTCTGAGGTGGTACAAAGACAATCACACCACCAAAGGGAAAGGTGTCTTTGTCGAGCAGATGAAGAAGTTTGTTGAGTGGCTGCAAAATGCAGAAGaag AGTCTGAgtctgagggagaggaggactag